From Streptomyces durmitorensis, a single genomic window includes:
- the priA gene encoding bifunctional 1-(5-phosphoribosyl)-5-((5-phosphoribosylamino)methylideneamino)imidazole-4-carboxamide isomerase/phosphoribosylanthranilate isomerase PriA: MSKLELLPAVDVRDGQAVRLVHGESGSETSYGSPLEAALSWQRSGAEWLHLVDLDAAFGTGDNRALIAEVAGAMDIKVELSGGIRDDASLEAALATGCTRVNLGTAALETPDWVAKVIASHGDKIAVGLDVRGTTLRGRGWTRDGGDLYETLERLNSEGCARYVVTDIAKDGTLQGPNLELLRGVCAATDRPVVASGGVSSLDDLRAIAELVPQGVEGAIVGKALYAKAFTLEEALAAVASS; this comes from the coding sequence GTGAGCAAGCTCGAACTCCTCCCGGCCGTCGACGTCCGCGACGGCCAGGCCGTGCGCCTCGTCCACGGCGAGTCCGGATCGGAGACCTCCTACGGCTCCCCGCTGGAGGCCGCCCTCTCCTGGCAGCGGTCGGGCGCCGAGTGGCTGCACCTGGTCGACCTGGACGCCGCGTTCGGCACCGGCGACAACCGCGCGCTCATCGCCGAGGTCGCGGGCGCCATGGACATCAAGGTCGAGCTGTCCGGGGGCATCCGCGACGACGCCTCCCTGGAGGCCGCGCTCGCCACCGGCTGCACCCGCGTGAACCTGGGCACGGCCGCCCTGGAGACCCCGGACTGGGTCGCCAAGGTCATCGCCTCGCACGGCGACAAGATCGCGGTCGGCCTCGACGTACGCGGCACGACCCTGCGTGGCCGCGGCTGGACCCGCGACGGCGGCGACCTCTACGAAACCCTGGAGCGCCTCAACTCCGAGGGCTGCGCGCGCTATGTCGTCACCGACATCGCCAAGGACGGCACGCTGCAGGGCCCGAACCTGGAGCTCCTGCGGGGCGTCTGCGCGGCCACGGACCGTCCCGTGGTCGCCTCCGGCGGGGTGAGCAGTCTGGACGACCTGCGGGCGATCGCCGAGCTCGTCCCGCAGGGCGTCGAGGGCGCGATCGTCGGCAAGGCGCTGTACGCGAAGGCCTTCACCCTCGAAGAGGCCCTGGCCGCGGTGGCGTCGTCATGA
- a CDS encoding RidA family protein: MSDVVRRVSSGGPWEEAIGYSRAVELPNGLVLVSGCTSVVNGVIDAGTPYEQAANAFHTAVEALKQLGLGREHVVRTRMYLTHARDVEEVGRAHKELFDDVRPAASMIIVSGFIDPSLVVEVEVEAYRGAQGARGAETS; the protein is encoded by the coding sequence ATGAGTGACGTCGTACGCCGGGTGAGCTCGGGCGGACCGTGGGAGGAGGCCATCGGCTACTCCCGTGCGGTCGAGCTGCCCAACGGCCTTGTCCTGGTGTCGGGTTGCACGTCGGTGGTGAACGGCGTCATAGACGCCGGAACCCCCTACGAGCAGGCGGCCAACGCCTTCCACACCGCCGTCGAGGCGCTCAAGCAGCTGGGCCTCGGCCGAGAGCACGTCGTACGCACCCGCATGTATCTGACCCACGCGCGGGACGTGGAGGAGGTCGGCCGGGCCCACAAGGAGCTCTTCGACGACGTCCGCCCCGCCGCGTCGATGATCATCGTCTCCGGCTTCATCGACCCGAGCCTGGTCGTCGAGGTCGAGGTCGAGGCGTACCGGGGAGCCCAGGGAGCCCGGGGAGCTGAGACGTCATGA
- the hisF gene encoding imidazole glycerol phosphate synthase subunit HisF yields MTLAVRVIPCLDVDNGRVVKGVNFQNLRDAGDPVEMAKVYDAEGADELTFLDITASSGNRETTYDVVRRTAEQVFIPLTVGGGVRTAEDVDKLLRAGADKVGVNTAAIARPELIREIAERFGRQVLVLSVDARRTASGSFEVTTHGGRKSAGIDAVEWAHQAAELGAGEILLNSMDADGTKDGYDIEMIAAVRRHVTVPVIASGGAGRLDHFPPAIAAGADAVLAASVFHFGDLRIGEVKDTLREAGHPVR; encoded by the coding sequence ATGACCCTCGCCGTACGCGTGATCCCCTGCCTGGACGTGGACAACGGCCGGGTCGTCAAGGGCGTCAACTTCCAGAACCTGCGCGACGCGGGCGACCCCGTCGAGATGGCCAAGGTGTACGACGCCGAGGGCGCCGACGAGCTCACCTTCCTGGACATCACCGCGTCCTCCGGCAACCGCGAGACCACGTACGACGTGGTCCGCCGCACGGCCGAGCAGGTCTTCATCCCGCTCACGGTGGGCGGCGGCGTCCGCACCGCCGAGGACGTCGACAAGCTCCTGCGCGCCGGCGCGGACAAGGTGGGCGTGAACACGGCCGCCATCGCGCGGCCCGAGCTGATCCGCGAGATCGCGGAGCGGTTCGGCCGTCAGGTGCTTGTCCTTTCGGTGGACGCTCGCAGGACTGCCTCCGGGAGCTTCGAGGTCACCACCCACGGCGGCCGCAAGTCCGCCGGGATCGACGCCGTGGAGTGGGCGCACCAGGCCGCCGAGCTGGGCGCGGGAGAGATCCTGCTCAACTCGATGGACGCGGACGGCACGAAGGACGGCTACGACATCGAGATGATCGCGGCGGTACGCCGTCACGTCACCGTCCCGGTGATCGCGTCCGGGGGAGCGGGCCGCCTGGACCACTTCCCGCCCGCGATCGCGGCGGGCGCGGACGCGGTGCTCGCCGCGTCGGTCTTCCACTTCGGTGATCTGCGGATCGGCGAGGTGAAGGACACGCTTCGGGAGGCGGGGCACCCGGTCCGCTGA
- a CDS encoding ArsR/SmtB family transcription factor, which translates to MNAKQPEPRQSRRITDVGTLKAFGHPLRLKIYSTLRVAGPSTASQLAGQVDEAVSLVSYHLRKLAEHGLIEEAETQSEDARERWWQAAQETLSFRHEDFKDTPEGAAAHTAVVRTLIAQREEQYETYLAQQEAWGAEWRKAADQSDFLARLNPAELTRLNAEIHALVKTYEAQGKATEAAGDTEGRENVAVHLASFPFRI; encoded by the coding sequence ATGAACGCCAAGCAGCCCGAGCCCCGCCAGTCCCGCCGCATCACCGACGTCGGCACGCTCAAGGCTTTCGGGCACCCCCTGCGCCTGAAGATCTACAGCACGCTGCGGGTGGCGGGCCCCTCGACCGCATCGCAGCTGGCGGGGCAGGTCGACGAGGCGGTCTCGCTGGTCAGCTACCACCTGCGCAAGCTCGCCGAGCACGGCCTCATCGAGGAGGCCGAGACGCAGAGCGAGGACGCGCGGGAGCGGTGGTGGCAGGCCGCGCAGGAGACGTTGAGCTTCCGGCACGAGGACTTCAAGGACACACCGGAGGGCGCCGCCGCGCACACGGCCGTCGTCCGCACGCTGATCGCCCAGCGCGAGGAGCAGTACGAGACCTATCTCGCCCAGCAGGAGGCCTGGGGCGCCGAGTGGCGCAAGGCCGCCGACCAGTCGGACTTCCTCGCCCGCCTGAACCCCGCCGAACTCACCCGCCTCAACGCCGAGATCCACGCCCTGGTCAAGACGTACGAGGCGCAGGGCAAGGCCACCGAGGCGGCGGGCGACACCGAGGGGCGCGAGAACGTCGCCGTGCACCTGGCCAGCTTTCCGTTCCGGATCTGA
- a CDS encoding MFS transporter: MTTTPIRTVPPTGKPAHRDGNVLRWLGAYSASAVGDNVYYLALSWAVIQSGSPTQAGVVMAVSAVPRALLMLGGGVVADRFGPRRVVIGSDAVRCVAVFAVAALLLVASPGVWLLAGLGFVFGAVDALFMPAMGALPARITGRHQLARVQGMRGLVIRLANVVGAPIGGLGVALGGSAAAFGIAGLLFAVSLPLLLSVRIGKLPTDEGEGGRTAWRELGDGLRYIRRHRTLAPLMVVVALADLGFVGPLNIGLTLLADERGWGASGVGLVLAGFGAGAGGSALLLTVRGWLPRAGLVASGTCVAGAVGIGAVAYVPSLPLTAAMALLAGLLVGLTGALSAALAQTESDPAYVGRVTAVTGLVSLGVAPLTYPLTGWAVGVWGTAPVFTASAATCVLAGVYGLCSRGLRAAELPTAPPRM; this comes from the coding sequence GTGACCACCACCCCCATACGCACGGTCCCGCCCACCGGGAAACCCGCGCACCGGGACGGCAACGTCCTGCGCTGGCTCGGTGCGTACAGTGCGTCCGCGGTCGGCGACAACGTCTATTACCTCGCCCTGTCCTGGGCCGTCATCCAGTCCGGCAGCCCCACGCAGGCGGGTGTGGTCATGGCCGTCAGCGCCGTGCCGCGTGCGCTCCTGATGCTGGGCGGGGGAGTCGTCGCCGACCGGTTCGGGCCGCGCCGCGTCGTGATCGGCAGTGACGCGGTCCGGTGCGTCGCGGTGTTCGCGGTGGCGGCGCTGCTGCTCGTGGCGAGCCCCGGGGTGTGGCTGCTCGCCGGGCTCGGCTTCGTCTTCGGCGCCGTCGACGCGCTGTTCATGCCCGCGATGGGCGCGCTCCCGGCGCGGATCACGGGGCGGCATCAGCTGGCTCGTGTGCAGGGCATGCGGGGTCTGGTGATCCGTCTCGCCAACGTCGTGGGGGCACCCATCGGCGGGCTCGGCGTCGCGCTCGGCGGCTCGGCCGCGGCGTTCGGCATCGCCGGGCTGCTCTTCGCGGTGTCGCTGCCGCTGCTGCTGTCCGTCCGCATCGGGAAGCTGCCCACCGACGAAGGGGAGGGCGGGCGGACCGCGTGGCGTGAACTCGGCGACGGGCTCCGGTACATCCGGCGGCACCGGACCCTCGCTCCGCTGATGGTGGTCGTCGCCCTGGCGGACCTGGGCTTCGTCGGGCCGCTGAACATCGGGCTCACCCTGCTGGCCGACGAGCGCGGCTGGGGTGCTTCGGGTGTGGGTCTTGTCCTCGCCGGATTCGGCGCGGGTGCCGGGGGCTCGGCGCTCCTGCTGACCGTGCGGGGGTGGCTGCCGAGGGCGGGGCTCGTCGCGTCCGGGACGTGCGTCGCTGGAGCCGTCGGGATCGGCGCCGTGGCGTACGTGCCGAGCCTGCCACTCACGGCGGCGATGGCTCTGCTGGCCGGTCTCCTGGTGGGACTCACCGGGGCTCTGTCCGCCGCGCTGGCGCAGACCGAGTCGGACCCCGCGTACGTCGGCAGGGTCACCGCCGTCACCGGCCTGGTCAGCCTGGGCGTGGCGCCGCTGACGTATCCCTTGACGGGATGGGCCGTGGGGGTGTGGGGCACGGCCCCCGTCTTCACCGCCAGCGCGGCGACGTGCGTGCTCGCCGGTGTCTACGGGCTGTGCTCGCGAGGGCTGAGGGCGGCGGAGCTGCCGACCGCCCCGCCCCGGATGTGA
- a CDS encoding VOC family protein: MIRVAMTGVYVDDVAKAHAFYTDVLGFETRHHVDMVAGQVFVTVGAAGAQPDVELLLEPGEGPIAEPYRKALYEAGIPCIVFGVDDVRAEHERLVGLGVRFTQGPEAQGPVITAVLDDTVGNLVQLMQDAPAG; the protein is encoded by the coding sequence ATGATCAGGGTCGCGATGACCGGGGTGTACGTGGACGACGTGGCCAAGGCCCACGCCTTCTACACGGACGTCCTGGGCTTCGAGACCCGGCATCACGTCGACATGGTGGCGGGGCAGGTCTTCGTCACCGTGGGCGCGGCGGGCGCGCAGCCGGACGTGGAACTGCTCCTGGAGCCGGGCGAGGGCCCCATCGCGGAGCCCTATCGCAAGGCGCTGTACGAGGCGGGGATCCCGTGCATCGTCTTCGGGGTCGACGATGTGCGGGCCGAGCACGAGCGGCTCGTCGGCCTCGGGGTCCGGTTCACGCAGGGGCCCGAGGCGCAGGGGCCGGTGATCACCGCGGTGCTCGACGACACGGTGGGGAATCTGGTGCAGCTCATGCAGGACGCGCCCGCGGGGTAG
- a CDS encoding TIGR03085 family metal-binding protein, which yields MSTHAKRERLLLADLLEAQGPDAPTLCEGWNTRDLAAHVVVRERRADAAGGMLIKQLAARLERVQAEFAAKPYEELIQLIRTGPPRFSPFSLKQIDEASNAVEFYVHTEDVRRAQPDWTPRELDPVFSDALWSRLEKMARLMGRKAPVGMVLRRPDGQTAVAHRGTPVVTVTGEPSELLMFAHGRQDAANVELDGDKDAIARLHEAKQLGI from the coding sequence ATGTCGACCCATGCCAAGCGTGAACGACTTCTCCTCGCCGATCTGTTGGAGGCGCAGGGCCCTGACGCCCCCACCCTCTGCGAGGGCTGGAACACCCGTGATCTCGCGGCCCATGTGGTGGTCCGCGAGCGCCGCGCGGACGCCGCGGGCGGGATGCTGATCAAGCAGCTGGCCGCGCGCCTGGAGCGTGTGCAGGCCGAGTTCGCCGCGAAGCCGTACGAGGAACTGATCCAGCTGATCAGGACGGGTCCGCCGCGCTTCTCGCCCTTCTCCCTCAAGCAGATCGACGAGGCGTCGAACGCCGTCGAGTTCTACGTCCACACCGAGGACGTGCGCCGCGCCCAGCCGGACTGGACGCCGCGCGAGCTCGACCCGGTCTTCTCGGACGCCCTGTGGTCCCGCCTGGAGAAGATGGCCCGCCTGATGGGCCGCAAGGCTCCGGTGGGCATGGTCCTGCGGCGCCCCGACGGCCAGACGGCGGTGGCGCACCGCGGCACCCCCGTGGTGACGGTGACCGGGGAGCCCTCCGAGCTGCTGATGTTCGCGCACGGGCGGCAGGACGCGGCCAACGTCGAGCTCGACGGCGACAAGGACGCGATCGCCCGGCTGCACGAGGCCAAGCAACTGGGCATCTGA
- the hisI gene encoding phosphoribosyl-AMP cyclohydrolase — MTATPPPSSLDPEIAARLKRDADGLVPAIAQQYDTGEVLMLGWMDDEALHRTLTTGRCTYWSRSRQEYWVKGDTSGHFQYVKSVALDCDADTVLVQVDQIGAACHTGTRTCFDADSLTVSFTGTGE; from the coding sequence ATGACCGCCACGCCCCCGCCCAGCAGCCTCGACCCCGAGATCGCCGCCCGCCTCAAGCGCGACGCGGACGGACTCGTCCCCGCCATCGCCCAGCAGTACGACACCGGCGAGGTGCTGATGCTGGGCTGGATGGACGACGAGGCGCTGCACCGCACGCTCACCACGGGGCGCTGCACCTACTGGTCGCGCAGCCGCCAGGAGTACTGGGTCAAGGGCGACACGTCCGGGCACTTCCAGTACGTGAAGTCCGTGGCCCTGGACTGCGACGCGGACACCGTCCTGGTCCAGGTCGACCAGATCGGCGCCGCCTGTCACACCGGCACCCGCACATGCTTCGACGCCGACTCCCTCACCGTGTCCTTCACCGGCACCGGAGAGTGA
- a CDS encoding anthranilate synthase component I: MDLETFRKLASDRRVIPVSRRLLADGDTPVGLYRKLAAERTGTFLLESAENGRSWSRYSFVGVRSAATLTTRDGEAHWLGTPPVGVPTSGDPLDALRATVEALHTPHDLASGMPPFTGGMVGYLGYDIVRRLEKIGPGERDDLELPELTMLLTSDLAVLDHWDGSVLLIANAINHNDLETGVDEAYADAVARLDTMEADLSRAVSQPPAALPPSELPEYTALWGGEQYQEAVEDIKERIRAGEAFQVVPSQRFETPCEASALDVYRVLRATNPSPYMYLFRFDGFDVAGSSPEALVKVEDGRAMVHPIAGTRPRGATPQEDQALADELLADPKERAEHLMLVDLGRNDLGRVCEPGSVEVVDFMSIERYSHVMHIVSTVTGQVAEGHTAFDVLTACFPAGTLSGAPKPRAMQIIDELEPSRRGLYGGCVGYLDFAGDSDTAIAIRTALLREGTAYVQAGAGVVADSDPVAEDTECRNKAAAVLRAIHTANRLRRPDGREG; this comes from the coding sequence ATGGATCTCGAGACCTTCCGCAAGCTCGCGAGCGACCGCCGAGTGATCCCCGTCAGCCGCAGGCTCCTCGCGGACGGTGACACTCCGGTCGGGCTCTACCGCAAGCTGGCCGCAGAGCGCACCGGCACGTTCCTCCTGGAGTCCGCGGAGAACGGCCGGTCCTGGTCTCGCTACTCCTTCGTCGGCGTCCGCAGCGCCGCCACCCTCACCACCCGCGACGGCGAGGCCCACTGGCTGGGCACCCCGCCCGTCGGCGTCCCCACATCGGGTGACCCGCTCGACGCCCTGCGCGCCACCGTCGAGGCCCTGCACACCCCGCACGACCTGGCGTCCGGGATGCCGCCCTTCACCGGCGGCATGGTCGGGTACCTCGGCTACGACATCGTGCGCCGCCTGGAGAAGATCGGCCCCGGCGAGCGGGACGACCTCGAGCTGCCCGAGCTGACCATGCTGCTCACCAGCGACCTCGCCGTCCTCGACCACTGGGACGGGTCCGTCCTGTTGATCGCCAACGCGATCAACCACAACGACCTGGAGACGGGCGTCGACGAGGCCTACGCCGACGCGGTCGCCCGCCTCGACACCATGGAGGCCGACCTGTCGCGGGCCGTCTCCCAGCCCCCGGCCGCGCTGCCGCCGTCCGAGCTCCCGGAGTACACCGCGCTGTGGGGCGGCGAGCAGTACCAGGAAGCCGTCGAGGACATCAAGGAGCGCATCCGCGCGGGCGAGGCCTTCCAGGTCGTCCCCTCCCAGCGCTTCGAAACCCCTTGTGAAGCAAGCGCGTTGGACGTCTACCGCGTGCTGCGGGCCACCAACCCGTCGCCGTACATGTACCTCTTCCGCTTCGACGGATTCGACGTGGCCGGGTCCTCGCCCGAGGCCCTCGTCAAGGTCGAGGACGGGCGCGCCATGGTGCACCCCATCGCGGGCACCCGGCCGCGCGGCGCGACCCCGCAGGAGGACCAGGCACTCGCCGACGAGCTGCTCGCCGACCCCAAGGAGCGGGCCGAGCACCTGATGCTGGTCGACCTGGGCCGCAACGACCTGGGGCGCGTCTGCGAGCCGGGCTCGGTCGAGGTCGTCGACTTCATGTCCATCGAGCGGTACTCGCACGTCATGCACATCGTGTCGACGGTCACGGGACAGGTGGCCGAAGGGCACACCGCCTTCGACGTCCTCACGGCCTGCTTCCCCGCGGGCACCCTCTCCGGCGCCCCCAAGCCCCGCGCGATGCAGATCATCGACGAGCTCGAACCCTCCCGGCGCGGCCTGTACGGCGGGTGTGTCGGATATCTCGACTTCGCAGGCGACTCCGACACCGCCATCGCCATCCGCACCGCGCTCCTGCGCGAGGGCACGGCATACGTCCAGGCGGGCGCCGGGGTCGTCGCCGACTCCGACCCCGTGGCCGAGGACACCGAGTGCCGCAACAAGGCGGCGGCGGTCCTGCGGGCCATCCACACGGCGAACCGGCTGCGGCGTCCCGATGGACGTGAGGGATAG
- a CDS encoding TIGR02234 family membrane protein, with protein sequence MDVRDSGGVTSAVPPPRTQAADAADADAEPETRAQRSGRRSIAVALLFGAVGAALTLLASRQTWAQGTASVAGGELPLSATGSDVTGVPAALAIVGLAALVAVFAVRKAGRMLVSLLLTLSGAGTVAAALLAAEDSSALDEKAAEASGDAAATIGDLSHTAWPYAAAGAGLLLLIAGLLALTYGRSWPAMSGRYERDGAPRPRKAPPKVDPDRPEDLWKALDRGEDPTREA encoded by the coding sequence ATGGACGTGAGGGATAGTGGAGGGGTGACTTCTGCCGTACCACCGCCCCGCACCCAGGCCGCCGACGCAGCCGATGCCGACGCCGAGCCCGAGACCCGGGCCCAGCGCAGCGGTCGCCGCAGCATCGCCGTGGCCCTGCTGTTCGGCGCGGTCGGCGCGGCCCTCACGCTGCTCGCGTCCCGCCAGACCTGGGCGCAGGGCACCGCTTCCGTGGCGGGCGGCGAGCTGCCGCTGAGCGCCACGGGCAGCGACGTCACGGGCGTGCCCGCGGCCCTGGCGATAGTGGGGCTCGCCGCGCTCGTCGCCGTCTTCGCCGTCCGCAAGGCCGGGCGGATGCTGGTCTCGCTGCTGCTCACGCTGAGCGGCGCGGGCACCGTGGCCGCCGCGCTCCTGGCCGCCGAGGACAGCAGCGCGCTCGACGAGAAGGCCGCGGAGGCCTCCGGCGACGCCGCCGCGACGATCGGTGATCTCAGCCACACGGCCTGGCCGTACGCCGCGGCGGGCGCGGGCCTGCTGCTCCTGATCGCCGGGCTGCTCGCCCTGACGTACGGCAGGTCCTGGCCCGCGATGTCGGGACGCTACGAACGCGACGGCGCGCCGCGCCCGCGCAAGGCGCCGCCCAAGGTCGACCCGGACCGCCCCGAAGACCTGTGGAAGGCCCTCGACCGCGGCGAGGACCCGACGCGCGAGGCATGA
- a CDS encoding HGxxPAAW family protein, which yields MAGTSHGHTPAAWTGVIIAFIGFCVSGAFMVMANPLGFWAGMVIIAAGGVVGMVMRAAGLGQVKRQRQPQGQLAHSEG from the coding sequence ATGGCGGGCACGAGCCACGGACACACCCCGGCCGCCTGGACCGGTGTCATCATCGCCTTCATCGGTTTCTGCGTATCGGGTGCCTTCATGGTGATGGCCAACCCGCTGGGCTTCTGGGCCGGCATGGTCATCATCGCCGCCGGTGGCGTCGTGGGCATGGTCATGCGTGCCGCGGGCCTCGGCCAGGTGAAGCGCCAGCGGCAGCCGCAGGGGCAGCTCGCGCACTCCGAGGGCTGA
- a CDS encoding DUF2752 domain-containing protein, whose translation MHRVNAEPESAAPPTGTALRRLAVPVGVLGSVIAAFAYVGTVDPNEPGHYPTCPLLQLTGVFCPGCGGLRSAHAFIHGDLTTALGANALAVVGYGLFAVVWTLWAARAARGRRLRIELGPAQLYGIGVLIAVFTLVRNLPFGAWLHP comes from the coding sequence ATGCATCGGGTGAACGCTGAACCCGAGAGCGCGGCACCACCGACCGGCACCGCACTGCGGCGGCTCGCCGTGCCCGTCGGAGTGCTCGGCTCGGTGATCGCCGCCTTCGCCTACGTCGGGACGGTCGACCCGAATGAACCCGGCCACTACCCCACCTGTCCGCTGCTGCAGCTCACCGGCGTCTTCTGCCCCGGCTGCGGCGGACTGCGCAGCGCTCACGCCTTCATCCACGGAGACCTCACGACGGCACTGGGCGCCAACGCGCTCGCCGTCGTGGGCTACGGCCTCTTCGCGGTCGTGTGGACCCTCTGGGCGGCCCGCGCGGCGCGCGGGCGACGGCTGCGGATCGAGTTGGGGCCCGCACAGCTGTACGGGATCGGGGTGCTGATCGCCGTGTTCACCCTCGTACGCAATCTGCCGTTCGGGGCATGGCTGCACCCTTGA
- the trpC gene encoding indole-3-glycerol phosphate synthase TrpC, with protein MSVLDEIIDGVRADLAERQARVSLDELKERAAKAPAAKDGVAALRGDGVKVICEVKRSSPSKGALAAIADPAGLAADYEAGGAAVISVLTEERRFGGSLADLEAVRAKVDIPVLRKDFIVTSYQLWEARAYGADLALLIVAALEQPALESLIERAHSIGLTPIVEVHDEDEAERAVDAGARVIGVNNRDLKTLKVDRSTFERVAPELPDSVVKIAESGVRGPHDLIAFANAGADAVLVGESLVTGRDPKGAVSDLVAAGAHPALRHGRS; from the coding sequence GTGAGTGTGCTCGACGAGATCATCGACGGAGTCCGTGCCGACCTCGCGGAACGGCAGGCGCGCGTCAGCCTCGACGAGCTCAAGGAGCGCGCGGCCAAGGCTCCCGCGGCCAAGGACGGGGTCGCCGCGCTGCGTGGCGACGGCGTCAAGGTCATCTGCGAGGTCAAGCGCTCCAGCCCGTCCAAGGGCGCGCTCGCCGCGATCGCCGACCCGGCAGGGCTCGCCGCCGACTACGAAGCGGGCGGCGCCGCCGTCATCTCCGTGCTCACCGAGGAGCGCCGCTTCGGCGGTTCGCTCGCCGACCTGGAGGCCGTCCGGGCCAAGGTCGACATCCCGGTGCTCCGCAAGGACTTCATCGTCACCTCGTACCAGCTGTGGGAGGCGCGCGCGTACGGCGCCGACCTCGCCCTGCTGATCGTGGCCGCCCTGGAGCAGCCCGCCCTGGAGTCCCTCATCGAGCGCGCCCATTCGATCGGCCTCACGCCGATCGTCGAGGTGCACGACGAGGACGAGGCCGAGCGGGCCGTGGACGCGGGCGCGCGGGTCATCGGCGTCAACAACCGCGACCTCAAGACCCTTAAGGTCGACCGCTCCACCTTCGAGCGCGTCGCGCCCGAGCTGCCGGACAGCGTCGTCAAGATCGCCGAGTCCGGTGTGCGCGGGCCGCACGACCTCATCGCGTTCGCCAACGCGGGCGCCGACGCGGTGCTCGTGGGCGAGTCCCTGGTGACCGGCCGCGATCCGAAGGGCGCGGTCTCCGACCTGGTCGCCGCGGGCGCGCACCCTGCTCTCCGCCACGGGCGGAGCTGA
- the trpM gene encoding tryptophan biosynthesis modulator TrpM has translation MTAFARLAPGCRPRGCRAPARRVRGRRVRYVIGDEPGQVNGMRWPSAPSGARGTARSATASRRPDESSALHGA, from the coding sequence ATGACCGCCTTCGCCCGCCTCGCACCCGGCTGCCGCCCTCGCGGCTGCCGGGCGCCTGCGCGGCGCGTGCGGGGCCGCAGGGTGCGGTACGTCATCGGAGATGAGCCGGGTCAGGTGAACGGGATGCGATGGCCGAGCGCCCCGTCAGGGGCGCGGGGAACTGCGCGATCAGCCACGGCGTCGCGTCGGCCGGACGAATCGTCTGCCCTTCACGGCGCGTAG